One region of Limnospira fusiformis SAG 85.79 genomic DNA includes:
- a CDS encoding reverse transcriptase N-terminal domain-containing protein, translating to MAIASLKKGFEKSKPIKTTNNAWKAIPWTKVQRRVFKLQKSIFQAAKSGQNAKVRRLQRLLVKSYYARLLAVRL from the coding sequence ATGGCGATAGCGAGCTTAAAGAAAGGGTTTGAGAAATCAAAACCAATCAAGACTACGAACAACGCATGGAAGGCAATCCCATGGACGAAAGTTCAACGGAGAGTTTTTAAGCTCCAAAAGAGTATATTTCAAGCAGCTAAATCGGGACAGAATGCAAAGGTTAGAAGGTTGCAACGTCTACTGGTGAAATCATATTATGCCCGGCTCTTAGCAGTGCGGCTGTAG